In a genomic window of Shouchella clausii:
- the spoIIAB gene encoding anti-sigma F factor has translation MANKMNLAFSALSENESFARVTVSAFIAQLDPTMEELTEIKTIVSEAVTNAIIHGYENDPNGQVYLTAELKDRELELIIRDEGVGISDLDEARQPLYTSKPELERSGMGFTIMENFCQEMKVISEPMIGTTVYVKKQLTTTKAMCR, from the coding sequence GTGGCCAATAAAATGAATCTAGCGTTTTCGGCTTTAAGTGAAAATGAATCTTTTGCCCGAGTGACAGTCAGTGCCTTTATTGCCCAACTTGATCCGACGATGGAGGAATTGACGGAAATCAAGACGATTGTCTCAGAGGCGGTCACCAATGCGATTATCCATGGGTACGAGAATGATCCGAATGGACAAGTTTATCTTACAGCTGAACTGAAGGACCGTGAACTCGAACTCATTATCCGCGATGAAGGGGTAGGCATATCAGATTTGGATGAAGCAAGACAGCCGCTTTACACCTCGAAACCGGAACTAGAGCGCTCTGGAATGGGCTTCACGATTATGGAAAATTTTTGCCAAGAGATGAAAGTAATTTCCGAACCAATGATTGGGACAACCGTTTACGTCAAAAAACAGCTGACCACGACGAAAGCAATGTGCAGATAA
- the sigF gene encoding RNA polymerase sporulation sigma factor SigF: protein MSAEVKNSGKKKPLSDKQVKELIAKSQEGDTEARDSIVNHNTRLVWSVVQRFLNRGYEADDLFQIGCIGLIKSVDKFDLSYDVKFSTYAVPMIIGEIQRFLRDDGTVKVSRSIKELSNKIRKAKDELTKTLRRAPTINEIAEHLGVTPEEIVFAGDANRSLSSIHETVYENDGDPITLLDQIADHSQVKWFDKIALKEAICDLGERERLIVYLRYYKDQTQSEVAERLGISQVQVSRLEKKILEQMKETMSDAT, encoded by the coding sequence ATGAGTGCAGAGGTGAAAAACAGCGGCAAAAAAAAGCCACTATCCGATAAACAAGTGAAAGAGCTTATTGCAAAAAGCCAGGAAGGCGACACAGAAGCACGGGATTCGATCGTCAACCATAACACACGTCTCGTCTGGTCAGTGGTTCAACGTTTTTTGAATCGCGGTTATGAGGCAGATGACCTTTTTCAAATTGGCTGCATTGGTTTAATTAAGTCTGTCGACAAATTTGACCTTTCCTACGACGTGAAATTTTCCACGTATGCTGTGCCGATGATTATTGGTGAAATCCAACGGTTTCTGCGGGATGATGGCACAGTGAAAGTAAGCCGGTCCATTAAAGAATTAAGCAATAAAATCCGCAAAGCAAAAGACGAACTGACGAAAACGCTGCGCCGGGCACCGACCATTAATGAGATCGCTGAACATTTAGGCGTGACGCCTGAGGAAATTGTATTTGCTGGAGATGCCAACCGGAGCTTGTCCTCAATCCATGAAACGGTTTATGAAAATGACGGCGATCCGATTACACTTCTAGATCAAATTGCCGACCACTCACAAGTCAAATGGTTTGACAAGATTGCTTTAAAAGAAGCGATTTGCGACCTTGGCGAAAGGGAGCGGCTAATTGTGTATTTGCGTTATTATAAGGATCAAACACAATCAGAAGTGGCTGAACGTTTAGGCATTTCGCAAGTGCAAGTTTCTCGGCTTGAGAAAAAAATATTGGAACAAATGAAAGAAACAATGTCTGACGCCACATAA
- a CDS encoding D-alanyl-D-alanine carboxypeptidase family protein, which produces MKRKWNVWMLLFVMLFACTGEAAFAKEKEMPQLAENAASAILIERDTGEVLFEKDSDNMLPPASMTKIMTMLLIMEAIEEGTIKYEDMVTVSENAASMGGSQVFLEPGEEMSVDDLLKAIAIASGNDAAVAMAEHIGGTEQEFVKMMNAKAAELGLENTQFKNPNGLPEADHYSSAHDLAVMAKELLKYENITSYTGIYEDYLRKGTDKEFWLVNTNKLVKFYPGVDGLKTGFTQEAKYGLTATAEKNGMRVIAVVMGAKTPKERNAAITNMLDYSYSQYSTKRLHERGDLIGEVPVIKGKDRHVQAITPEPVSLLLKKGTKLEEIETKIELFENVEAPVSKGDTVGQLIIVRDGETLSRTDLVAAEDVENASWWTLFKRMLSSFAGK; this is translated from the coding sequence ATGAAAAGAAAATGGAACGTATGGATGCTCCTGTTTGTTATGTTGTTTGCATGCACTGGTGAAGCAGCGTTTGCCAAAGAAAAGGAAATGCCTCAGTTAGCTGAAAATGCCGCGTCCGCAATATTAATTGAACGGGATACAGGTGAAGTATTGTTTGAAAAAGATAGCGACAACATGCTTCCCCCGGCTAGCATGACGAAAATCATGACGATGCTGCTTATTATGGAAGCGATTGAAGAAGGCACGATTAAGTACGAGGATATGGTGACCGTTAGCGAGAATGCCGCTTCCATGGGCGGATCGCAAGTCTTTTTAGAACCTGGAGAAGAAATGAGTGTGGATGACTTATTAAAAGCCATTGCCATTGCTTCTGGGAATGATGCAGCGGTAGCGATGGCTGAACATATTGGCGGCACAGAGCAGGAGTTTGTAAAAATGATGAATGCGAAAGCGGCAGAGCTTGGTTTGGAAAATACACAGTTCAAAAATCCGAATGGCTTGCCTGAAGCGGATCATTACTCTTCTGCTCATGATTTAGCCGTTATGGCGAAAGAGCTGCTTAAATATGAAAACATCACTTCTTATACAGGGATATACGAAGATTATTTACGCAAAGGTACCGATAAGGAGTTTTGGCTCGTAAACACGAATAAGCTCGTCAAGTTTTACCCTGGCGTCGACGGCTTGAAAACTGGGTTTACACAAGAGGCAAAGTATGGATTGACAGCAACAGCAGAGAAGAACGGGATGCGTGTCATTGCCGTCGTTATGGGGGCGAAAACGCCGAAAGAGCGCAATGCTGCAATAACGAACATGCTTGACTATTCATATAGCCAATATTCAACGAAGCGGTTGCATGAGCGAGGAGACCTTATTGGGGAAGTCCCGGTTATAAAAGGTAAGGATAGGCATGTACAAGCAATCACGCCTGAGCCCGTTTCATTGCTGTTGAAAAAAGGCACGAAACTTGAGGAGATTGAGACGAAAATTGAGCTTTTTGAAAACGTGGAAGCACCTGTCTCAAAAGGGGATACAGTTGGCCAGCTAATTATTGTAAGAGATGGCGAGACGCTCTCAAGAACAGACCTGGTGGCAGCCGAAGACGTAGAAAACGCTTCGTGGTGGACGTTGTTTAAACGGATGTTGTCATCATTTGCTGGAAAATAG
- a CDS encoding metal-dependent hydrolase gives MTGKTHMIGGVVACQAMDTIVFSGAHGWVYYAAGLVGAVLPDICHTHSKIGRRFPVLSKTIATIFGHRTFTHSLLFLLLASIVLRWLFPENEAVQTGVLIGIASHYLLDALTVRGIRFFYPANIRVRIARIRTGSWLETVVLVALTIAMGWFYWGPV, from the coding sequence ATGACAGGAAAAACCCATATGATTGGCGGCGTAGTAGCATGCCAAGCGATGGACACAATCGTTTTTTCAGGAGCCCATGGATGGGTCTACTATGCGGCTGGGCTTGTCGGTGCCGTCTTGCCTGATATATGCCACACCCATTCTAAAATCGGCAGAAGATTCCCGGTATTGTCGAAAACGATTGCCACTATTTTTGGCCACCGCACATTTACTCATAGTTTGCTGTTCCTACTGCTGGCAAGCATTGTCTTGCGCTGGCTGTTTCCGGAAAACGAGGCTGTGCAAACAGGCGTGTTAATAGGGATTGCTTCTCATTATTTGCTCGATGCTTTAACGGTACGGGGAATTCGGTTTTTTTACCCCGCCAACATCCGTGTCCGTATTGCTCGGATTCGTACTGGAAGTTGGCTTGAGACCGTTGTGCTTGTTGCCTTAACAATTGCAATGGGATGGTTTTACTGGGGGCCCGTTTAA
- a CDS encoding pyrimidine-nucleoside phosphorylase: MRMVGLIDKKRDGGALAKEEIRWVIDGYTNGTIPDYQMAALSMAIYFKDMNKEERAELTLAMAESGDMIDLSAIEGVKVDKHSTGGVGDKTTIALAPLVASVGVPVAKMSGRGLGHTGGTIDKLEAIPGFSVEMDTDTFLKRVNEQRLALAGQTGNLTPADKKLYSLRDVTGTVNSTPLIASSIMSKKIASGADAIVLDVKCGSGAFMKTLDHAVELAEAMVEIGSSVGRETMAVISDMSQPLGRAVGNALEVKEAFAVLKGEGPADVRELCLVLGSHMVYLAKRAESVQAARQLLEEAIQNGDALETLKAFIASQGGDPSVVENPAQMPQASEQIAVSAKKSGYIKEIAADKIGTAAMQLGAGRATKEDEIDLAVGLVLEKKTGDYVEAGETLATLYANEQGIEEARKLVEDAYQIVDENVERPTLVYKEIYGQ, encoded by the coding sequence ATGAGAATGGTCGGTCTAATCGATAAAAAGCGTGATGGCGGGGCTCTCGCAAAGGAAGAAATTCGCTGGGTCATTGATGGGTATACAAACGGCACCATTCCTGATTACCAAATGGCAGCGCTGTCAATGGCGATTTACTTTAAGGACATGAACAAAGAAGAACGGGCAGAGCTGACGCTGGCAATGGCGGAATCAGGGGATATGATTGATTTGAGCGCGATCGAAGGAGTGAAAGTCGATAAGCACTCTACAGGGGGCGTAGGCGATAAAACGACGATCGCCCTTGCTCCACTCGTTGCTTCTGTCGGCGTTCCAGTTGCGAAAATGTCAGGAAGAGGGCTCGGCCATACTGGCGGTACGATTGATAAGCTCGAAGCCATTCCTGGTTTTTCTGTCGAAATGGATACAGACACGTTTCTGAAACGGGTGAATGAACAACGTCTTGCCCTCGCAGGCCAAACGGGCAACTTAACGCCTGCCGACAAAAAGCTTTATAGCTTGCGCGATGTCACTGGCACAGTCAACTCAACCCCGCTAATCGCTAGCTCGATTATGAGTAAAAAAATTGCTTCAGGCGCTGATGCAATTGTGCTCGACGTAAAATGCGGATCTGGCGCTTTTATGAAGACGTTGGACCATGCCGTTGAGCTTGCGGAAGCCATGGTTGAAATTGGTTCGAGCGTTGGCCGTGAGACGATGGCTGTCATTTCAGACATGAGCCAACCTTTAGGCAGGGCAGTCGGCAATGCGTTAGAAGTGAAAGAAGCTTTTGCTGTTTTGAAAGGTGAAGGTCCTGCTGATGTCCGCGAGCTTTGTCTTGTATTAGGCAGCCATATGGTTTATTTGGCTAAACGAGCAGAGTCTGTTCAAGCGGCGCGGCAACTTCTTGAAGAGGCGATTCAAAACGGTGACGCGCTAGAGACGCTGAAAGCATTTATCGCTTCACAAGGCGGTGACCCATCGGTCGTCGAAAATCCAGCACAAATGCCCCAAGCATCCGAGCAAATCGCTGTCTCTGCTAAAAAATCAGGCTATATTAAAGAAATTGCAGCCGATAAAATTGGCACAGCCGCCATGCAGCTTGGCGCTGGAAGGGCAACAAAAGAGGACGAGATTGATTTAGCTGTCGGCCTTGTGCTTGAAAAGAAGACAGGCGATTACGTAGAGGCAGGAGAAACACTTGCAACCCTTTATGCCAACGAACAAGGAATAGAGGAAGCAAGAAAGCTTGTAGAAGATGCTTATCAGATTGTCGATGAGAATGTGGAACGACCAACGCTCGTTTATAAAGAAATCTACGGCCAATAG
- the spoVAD gene encoding stage V sporulation protein AD → MGLSHRTITFSNPVYIQSSGTAVGPKEGAGPLAGSFDYRYTDIYCNEKSWEMAERALMKQAIKQCLTKNHLSIDSVDLFVAGDLSNQTTASSFVARDLQLPYIGTYSACATSVETLIISGVWVSSGLADLVLAAASSHYGACEKQFRYPTEFAVQKPETAQTTVTGAGAVLLGKKRTQIQLTEATIGRVQDLGITDPMSLGAAMAPAAAEVTIGHLHKTNQQVSDFDLIVTGDLAISGSEIYRKLLREQGIYITGRYEDCGVMMYHSKQQALAGGSGAGCSASVVYGHIYHRLLAGELKRVLVVATGALLSSMTVLQKQSIPAIAHAIVLERRN, encoded by the coding sequence ATGGGCCTTTCACATCGGACAATTACATTCTCAAATCCAGTGTATATCCAATCGAGCGGTACGGCAGTCGGCCCAAAAGAAGGAGCAGGGCCACTGGCTGGCTCTTTTGACTACCGATACACGGATATTTATTGTAATGAAAAAAGTTGGGAAATGGCAGAACGTGCATTGATGAAACAAGCGATTAAACAATGTTTAACTAAGAACCATTTATCGATAGACTCTGTTGATTTGTTTGTTGCCGGAGATTTAAGCAACCAGACGACCGCTTCTAGTTTTGTCGCCCGTGATTTGCAATTGCCATACATCGGTACATATTCAGCATGCGCCACCTCTGTTGAAACGCTAATCATTAGCGGCGTATGGGTGTCTAGCGGGTTAGCCGATTTGGTACTCGCAGCGGCAAGCAGCCATTACGGCGCCTGTGAAAAGCAATTCCGCTATCCAACTGAATTTGCAGTCCAAAAACCAGAAACCGCCCAGACAACTGTAACTGGAGCAGGTGCTGTTCTACTGGGGAAGAAGCGTACGCAAATTCAATTAACAGAAGCAACGATTGGCCGTGTCCAAGACCTAGGCATCACCGATCCGATGAGTTTAGGGGCAGCGATGGCACCAGCTGCAGCTGAGGTGACAATCGGTCATTTGCACAAAACGAATCAGCAAGTAAGTGACTTTGATTTAATTGTGACAGGTGATTTGGCGATATCCGGAAGTGAAATTTACCGGAAACTTTTGCGAGAGCAAGGCATTTATATAACCGGGCGTTATGAGGACTGCGGCGTCATGATGTACCACTCTAAGCAACAAGCATTAGCGGGGGGGAGTGGCGCAGGTTGTTCCGCATCCGTTGTATATGGGCATATTTACCATCGCCTTCTCGCCGGAGAACTAAAACGTGTCCTTGTCGTTGCAACTGGGGCCCTTCTAAGTTCGATGACCGTTTTACAAAAGCAATCGATCCCAGCAATTGCCCATGCAATTGTCCTGGAAAGGAGGAATTAG
- the spoIIAA gene encoding anti-sigma F factor antagonist, whose protein sequence is MNLKIGLEQKEHVLLVRLEGELDHHSAKELRSQIEARLENIQHIVLNLAELSFMDSSGLGVILGRYKQIKANGGEMVVCAISPTIERLFEMSGLFKIIRLEESERFALQKLGVA, encoded by the coding sequence GTGAACTTGAAAATCGGATTGGAGCAAAAGGAGCATGTATTGTTAGTTCGGCTAGAAGGGGAACTGGACCATCATTCTGCCAAAGAATTGCGCAGCCAAATAGAAGCACGGCTAGAAAACATCCAGCATATTGTGCTGAATTTGGCTGAGCTGTCTTTTATGGACAGTTCGGGGCTTGGCGTCATACTGGGCAGGTATAAGCAAATTAAGGCAAATGGTGGCGAAATGGTCGTATGCGCGATTTCGCCAACGATCGAGCGGCTGTTTGAGATGTCTGGCCTTTTTAAAATTATCCGTTTGGAAGAAAGCGAACGATTCGCATTGCAAAAATTGGGGGTGGCATAA
- the spoVAC gene encoding stage V sporulation protein AC: MNANKQEEYKENIVLYKPKSRYLKHGSLAFFSGGLICVIGQLIFRGYHALFQLSDETATSYMLITLIAIAVLATGMGYYRKGAQLFGAGLLVPITGFANAMAATALEYRTEGLLTGVGSNLFRLIGPVLVFGISTAYLVSFSRLLIRMILH; encoded by the coding sequence GTGAATGCGAACAAACAAGAAGAATACAAAGAGAATATTGTCTTGTATAAACCGAAAAGCCGCTATCTAAAACATGGGTCTCTGGCTTTTTTTTCAGGTGGGCTCATTTGTGTAATCGGTCAACTGATTTTCCGAGGGTATCATGCTTTGTTCCAATTATCCGATGAAACGGCAACGAGCTATATGCTTATCACGTTAATTGCCATTGCCGTTTTAGCAACAGGCATGGGCTATTATCGCAAAGGAGCACAACTGTTCGGTGCAGGACTACTTGTCCCGATTACAGGGTTTGCCAATGCCATGGCTGCTACGGCCCTTGAATACCGGACAGAAGGGTTGTTAACGGGGGTAGGCTCCAATTTATTTCGGCTTATTGGCCCGGTGCTTGTTTTCGGCATCAGTACTGCCTATCTCGTCAGTTTTTCCAGACTGTTGATCCGCATGATTTTACACTAG
- a CDS encoding VLRF1 family aeRF1-type release factor produces the protein MSLAKDIERFKQIHCDDGCLSIYLRTSLSSTDQQKGEWKIRLKNGLKKLEEYLEASENDAELKSFKRLKKLAEKHIKELSPNLPKSIVFIGSASGDLYVKKLQVPVENDFRWEHYPVVDQLENLEAKYPLSGIVMIQKTDVLAVETSLGEVNDELHYAWDVEAEDWKEYIGARPEGETGAALHRESYANRFDANQQRWFKKIANKIEKQARKRNWQTIHVVGSPDQTTAFVKQCSTADVAVLKKNLAKLKAHEIVREVNESAV, from the coding sequence TTGTCACTAGCAAAAGATATCGAGCGGTTTAAACAAATCCATTGCGATGACGGCTGTCTTTCAATTTACTTGCGCACGTCTTTGTCCAGTACGGATCAGCAAAAAGGTGAGTGGAAGATCCGTTTAAAAAATGGGCTAAAAAAACTGGAAGAATACTTGGAAGCTAGTGAGAATGACGCGGAACTCAAAAGTTTTAAGAGACTGAAAAAGCTTGCCGAAAAACACATTAAAGAATTGTCGCCTAACCTGCCGAAAAGTATCGTTTTTATCGGTTCTGCAAGCGGCGACCTGTATGTGAAGAAGCTACAAGTCCCGGTAGAAAATGATTTTAGGTGGGAGCATTACCCTGTAGTCGACCAACTTGAGAACTTAGAAGCGAAATACCCTCTTTCTGGCATTGTGATGATTCAGAAAACAGATGTATTAGCAGTTGAGACAAGTTTAGGAGAAGTAAACGATGAATTGCATTATGCTTGGGATGTAGAAGCAGAAGATTGGAAAGAATACATTGGCGCACGCCCTGAAGGCGAGACAGGGGCTGCCCTTCATCGCGAGTCGTACGCAAATCGGTTTGATGCCAACCAGCAACGCTGGTTTAAAAAAATTGCCAATAAAATCGAGAAACAAGCAAGAAAGAGAAATTGGCAAACGATTCATGTCGTTGGCTCACCAGACCAAACGACGGCGTTTGTCAAACAATGTTCGACGGCTGATGTTGCCGTTTTAAAAAAGAATTTGGCTAAGTTAAAAGCACACGAAATCGTCAGAGAAGTAAATGAATCTGCCGTATAA
- a CDS encoding organic hydroperoxide resistance protein gives MADIVYTSSATAQGGREGHVKSDDATIDLDLVKPGSKKEGSNPEQLFAAGYASCFDGALNLMAEKAKKEIDSTTTAHISLVKDPSDGGFQIGAELEVVVKGVSEEEAQELVEKAHEFCPYSKATRGNIQVKLTAKAE, from the coding sequence GTGGCAGATATTGTTTACACATCATCCGCAACAGCACAAGGCGGACGTGAAGGGCATGTTAAATCAGATGATGCAACGATTGACTTAGACCTTGTCAAACCAGGTTCGAAAAAGGAAGGCTCAAATCCAGAGCAATTGTTTGCAGCTGGGTATGCTTCCTGTTTTGACGGCGCATTGAACTTAATGGCAGAGAAAGCGAAAAAAGAAATTGACTCGACCACAACCGCCCATATCTCTCTCGTTAAAGACCCATCTGACGGAGGGTTTCAAATAGGCGCCGAACTTGAAGTAGTAGTCAAAGGCGTATCTGAGGAAGAAGCACAGGAACTTGTCGAAAAAGCACATGAGTTTTGCCCTTATTCAAAAGCAACACGTGGTAACATCCAAGTGAAGCTGACTGCGAAAGCAGAATAA
- the tnpA gene encoding IS200/IS605 family transposase: MSKDTNSLAHTKWNCKYHIVFAPKYRRQVIYGKLKKDIGEILRTLSERKGVEIIEATACKDHIHMLVSIPPKISVSSFVGYLKGKSSLMIFDRHANLKYRYGNRKFWCTGFYVDTVGRNKKVIEEYIKNQIQDDIVAEQLSLLEYVDPFTGEEVKRKKKRMR; this comes from the coding sequence ATGTCTAAAGACACTAACAGTTTAGCACATACAAAGTGGAATTGTAAGTATCATATAGTATTTGCCCCAAAGTACAGAAGGCAGGTAATCTATGGGAAACTTAAAAAAGACATTGGAGAAATATTAAGAACGTTGAGTGAAAGAAAAGGTGTCGAAATTATTGAAGCAACTGCTTGTAAAGATCACATACATATGCTGGTGAGTATTCCGCCGAAAATCAGTGTGTCTTCATTTGTGGGATATTTGAAAGGGAAAAGTAGCTTGATGATATTCGATCGGCATGCAAATTTAAAATATCGATACGGAAATCGAAAATTTTGGTGCACAGGTTTTTATGTAGATACAGTGGGAAGAAATAAGAAAGTAATTGAAGAATATATAAAAAACCAAATACAAGATGATATAGTCGCAGAACAATTAAGTTTGTTGGAGTATGTAGATCCATTTACAGGTGAAGAGGTAAAGCGTAAAAAGAAAAGAATGCGCTAG
- a CDS encoding polysaccharide deacetylase family protein, with product MNKNWLTVVVFIGVSSLLFGGRFSDALSYQAIEGDGPVLVQTTALTQIQREKIQFQGPNDEKRLALTFDDGPDPVYTERLLDLLKEEEIKATFFVLGYKAKQHPSLLKRMVAEGHSIGNHSFTHQELTKLEQSEVLDEVQQTQAVIEEATGVTTNLVRAPYGSVNDMVVKTLTRKSYHLIGWSIDSLDWQYQLPFSIAMNVVDGAHSGGIILHHDGTATSYQLFDDLPAEIEWLKEKGYTFVTVPELLHLPEAS from the coding sequence GTGAACAAGAATTGGCTAACCGTTGTTGTGTTTATTGGCGTTAGTTCACTTCTTTTTGGCGGAAGGTTTAGCGATGCCCTTTCTTATCAAGCGATTGAAGGGGATGGCCCAGTGCTTGTGCAAACGACTGCCCTTACACAGATCCAACGTGAAAAAATTCAATTTCAAGGACCGAATGACGAAAAAAGGCTCGCGTTAACATTTGACGACGGTCCTGATCCCGTTTACACAGAACGTTTACTTGATTTATTAAAGGAAGAGGAGATCAAAGCCACTTTTTTTGTACTAGGTTATAAAGCAAAACAACATCCATCTCTCTTAAAACGAATGGTGGCAGAAGGGCATAGCATCGGCAATCACAGCTTTACCCATCAAGAGTTGACCAAGCTTGAACAAAGCGAGGTGCTAGACGAAGTGCAACAGACACAAGCGGTCATTGAAGAAGCGACTGGCGTCACTACCAATTTAGTGAGGGCCCCTTATGGGAGCGTGAATGACATGGTTGTCAAAACACTCACAAGAAAAAGTTACCACCTAATTGGTTGGAGCATTGATTCGTTAGATTGGCAATACCAACTGCCATTTTCGATTGCGATGAATGTAGTCGACGGTGCCCATTCTGGTGGAATCATCCTCCACCATGACGGCACTGCTACAAGCTACCAACTGTTTGATGATCTGCCTGCAGAAATTGAATGGTTGAAAGAAAAAGGCTATACATTTGTAACGGTCCCTGAACTGTTGCATTTGCCCGAAGCAAGTTAA
- a CDS encoding MDR family MFS transporter: MESTQTEESTFNKKPLVAVMLVGAFIAILNQTLLTTALPHLMVDLQINENKAQWVTTIFMLVNGIMIPISAFLIEKFRTRFLFLTAMSLFGIGTLICALAPSFAVLMGGRVIQAAGAGIMMPLMQTVFLLIFPVERRGAAMGMVGLVISFAPAIGPTLSGWLVEMFPWTILFWILIPVVVVDIIAAAFVIRNVTELRSPKLDLLSIILSTLGFGGLLFGFSNAGQASWTSPLVFVPLAIGICTLVMFIKRQLSLEHPILEFRVFKYPLFTLTTGIGMLVFVSLVGPATILPLFIQNMQGHSALETGLTILPGAVLMGLMSPITGRIFDRIGARSLSIIGIALLVVTSLLYTNLSESTSLVYLTVVYAFRMLGLSLVMMPVTTAGLNVLPRELIPHGTAMNNTMRQVTGSIGTAILVTIMTASASLHTNEAMIQGVNNAFIVATVLSFISLLLSFFIKKPSAV; encoded by the coding sequence ATGGAGTCTACACAAACAGAAGAGTCAACGTTTAATAAAAAGCCGCTTGTAGCCGTTATGCTAGTAGGCGCATTCATCGCCATTTTAAACCAAACATTGCTGACCACTGCATTGCCACACTTAATGGTTGATTTGCAAATTAATGAAAATAAAGCTCAATGGGTTACGACGATTTTCATGCTTGTTAATGGCATTATGATTCCTATTAGCGCTTTTTTAATTGAGAAATTTCGAACCCGTTTCTTGTTCTTAACAGCGATGTCGCTTTTCGGCATCGGTACGCTCATTTGCGCTCTTGCTCCTTCATTTGCTGTTCTTATGGGTGGCCGCGTCATTCAAGCAGCAGGAGCAGGCATTATGATGCCGCTTATGCAAACGGTCTTTTTATTAATTTTCCCAGTTGAAAGACGTGGAGCAGCAATGGGGATGGTCGGACTTGTCATTTCATTCGCCCCAGCTATCGGTCCAACATTGTCTGGCTGGCTAGTCGAAATGTTTCCATGGACGATCTTATTCTGGATTTTGATTCCTGTCGTTGTCGTTGATATCATTGCCGCCGCTTTTGTCATCCGCAATGTGACAGAATTGCGTTCGCCAAAACTTGATCTTTTATCAATTATCCTATCAACGCTTGGATTTGGCGGTTTGTTATTCGGTTTTTCAAATGCTGGTCAAGCTAGTTGGACGAGCCCACTTGTGTTTGTTCCACTTGCAATCGGCATTTGTACACTTGTGATGTTTATCAAAAGGCAGCTTTCGTTAGAACATCCTATACTAGAGTTCCGTGTCTTTAAGTACCCGCTGTTTACATTGACGACTGGAATCGGCATGCTCGTTTTCGTCTCGCTTGTAGGCCCGGCAACGATTTTGCCACTCTTTATTCAAAATATGCAAGGCCATTCCGCTCTGGAAACAGGGCTGACGATTCTCCCGGGTGCTGTTTTAATGGGGTTAATGTCGCCGATTACTGGCCGTATCTTTGATCGCATTGGTGCAAGGTCTTTGTCTATCATAGGCATTGCCCTTCTTGTTGTCACGTCACTTTTGTATACGAATTTAAGCGAGTCGACAAGCCTAGTTTATTTAACAGTCGTTTATGCATTTCGCATGCTCGGGCTTTCGTTAGTGATGATGCCGGTAACAACGGCAGGGCTTAACGTGCTGCCGCGCGAGCTTATTCCGCACGGAACAGCGATGAATAACACGATGCGGCAAGTAACTGGCTCAATTGGTACAGCTATTCTCGTAACAATTATGACGGCATCTGCATCGCTTCACACCAATGAAGCGATGATCCAAGGAGTCAACAATGCCTTCATCGTAGCGACAGTGTTAAGTTTTATTAGCTTATTACTATCTTTCTTCATTAAGAAGCCTTCGGCTGTTTAA
- a CDS encoding DUF2188 domain-containing protein, whose product MKKYTVVPNKDATTWLLKVEDVAPYEEFDKQSKAIEAGMKLAEANRPSQLMIFDENHEQQGIQTF is encoded by the coding sequence GTGAAAAAGTATACAGTTGTTCCAAATAAGGACGCGACTACATGGTTATTAAAAGTAGAAGACGTCGCTCCTTATGAAGAGTTTGACAAGCAATCAAAAGCAATTGAAGCGGGCATGAAGTTGGCTGAAGCCAACCGGCCAAGCCAGTTGATGATTTTTGATGAAAACCATGAACAACAGGGAATTCAAACTTTTTAG